TCCCCATGATCACATCCGTAAAGGCCGGCTTGCATCCCGTGTAGCTATGACGATGATACAGGGCAAAAAGGGATGCGGCCCGGCCCCCGAATTCCCATTCGCCACACATAAAGACTCGCTCCCAGGGGATAAAGGTATCTTCAAAAATGGTCAGGGAATGACAGGAGCCAAACTCGGCTACAGGAGCTTTCAATTTCTTCCGGGAACGGGGAGAAGAGGTTACCACCACTTGCCGGATCCCGGGCGCGTCTCCGGGAACGGCAAAAGCTACAGCCCAGTCCGCTTCTTCTTTGGTCAGCAGGCGGGTAGGGGTGACCAAAATCTCATCGGCGTAAGCGGCGATGCTATTATGCGCTTTGGCACCTCGAATCGCTTCTTGCCCATTCCCAGTTTTTTGGGTGCCCACCCACAGTTTTAAAGATTGGCCCTTTCTCCCAGTTGGGGTGCCGGTTCGAGCAGGAAGGGCACCGCGCCAGCTGCCCTTCCTGCCCGAACCACAATAGGAGTAAACTTAGCTTTCCCTTCTATTGACACCGTTGAAATGTCATCGGATAATAGAAGCAATTGGGACTTATCCCTCTGGCCAGAAATCCATCCAACAAGAGGTTTGCCAGCGATTATGCCTACCGTTGCCACTTCAGCTCAAAAAGTTCCTCAATCGCGGATTCGGGAATTGGCCGAAGCCGCCATGAAAATGGAGGGCGTGCTCAAGTTGTATTTTGGGGAGTCCAATGTCCCTACTCCGGACTACATCAAGCGCGCTGCGATGAAAGCGTTGGAAGAAGGCTACACCTTCTACACGGAAAATGCCGGTTTGCCGGGTCTGCGGCAGGATCTGGCCGATTATTACCGCCGGCTGCAGGGGATCGACCTCGATCCCCGGTCGGAAATCGTTATAACCGCATCCGGCGTACAGGCGCTCAACGTAGCGATACGCTGTGTCCTCAACCCCGGGGACGAGGCGCTCGTGCTCACGCCAGCTTGGCCCAATGCTTCTGCGATCACCCAGATGGTCAATGCCGTTCCGGTGGAAGTCCCGCACCCGCTCCGTGACGGACGCTACACCATCGATTTTGATGCTCTCCAGACGGCGGTGACCCCCCGCACCCGCCTTTTGGTCTATACTTCGCCTTCCAATCCTCTCGGTTGGGTGGCAACCGAAGAAGAACAGAAACAGCTTTTGGAATTTGCCCGCCGCCATGATCTGTGGGTGCTCGCCGATGAAGTTTATGACCGCCTCTACTACCGCACCCCTGAGCTTGGAGTCCCGGCCCCTTCGATCTTGCGTCAAGCCACTCGCGACGATGCCGTGATGGTGGCCCAATCCTTCTCGAAAACCTACTGCATGACCGGCTGGCGAGTCGGTTGGCTTGTCGCCCGTAGCGACGTAGGGCAGAAAGCGACTCAGTTCAACGAATTTATCATATCCCACGCGCCCAGTTTTACCCAACGCGCTGTCCAAACCGCCCTGAATCACGGCGAAGAAGAACTGCGGCAAATGCTCTATCGCCTCAAGGAGAACCGGGATTTTTGTCTCTCCGCACTCCGCCAAATGCCGGGCGTGACCGTTCCTTCACCGGACGGAGCATTTTATCTGTTCCCAAAGATCGACGGGCTGCAAGACTCTTTCGCTTTTTGCCGGAAGCTACTCGAAGAGACCAAGGTCGGAATCGCGCCCGGAGTGGCTTTCGGAGCCGGAGGTGAGGGCTCGGTGCGTATCTGCTATGCCGCCGAGCGTGAGATATTGGAACCGGCCATGGAGCGCCTGGCCTGCTTCTTATCAGAGAGGAATTATGAGAAGTAGGCTTTGGCACGGAATCCCCTGCGTGCCCATGGGAGTTCTTCTCTTATACGGGTTATTACTGTTGTTGGCCCTTTAAAAATGCGGCTGGGATAACGATGGGATTGAAGGGGATTTTTATCCACCTTGCCCTGGCCCCCGGGCCTGGGAAAGACTGCCAATTTTACGCTAAATTGATACGAGTTTCCAGCTTGCTATGTTCAGAACGTTTGGAGATATTTGGTAAGTGACCTGCAGGGCAACAAGGCTAAAGTCTCCGCGCTAAGTCGAAGAGAGTGGCCACTAAAAAGTATTTAAGGAACATAATAATAAAAATCGCAATGAGGGGAGATAGATCAATGCCCATTCCCCGCAGGGGGAGGAACCTTTGTATTCGCCATAAGACAGGATCTGTGAGTCGAGCAAGGCCATGGGCGATAGTATGGCCCAAAGGGCTCCTGGAAAATGGAATTACCCAGGAAATAATGGCCCTGGCGATAATGAGCCACATGTATAGGGTGAGGGCAATGTCAAGAATTGTGGCGATAGCAAAGAGAAGCCTGAATCTGACGTAACCTTCTAAATTAATTTGTCAAAATTTTGGTAATATGCTAATTTAATTATATAGGAATTTCCTTTTGGGACACGGATGTACACAGCTTATCAGGATAAACTAAAAAGAAAATAATTATCCGTTGTTATCTGCGTCCTATTAAATTTTTAAACAGGGTTTTCCCCCAATTCAAATTTCCCCCTGAGAGGGATGGAGCATTTTATTCAATGATCGTATTTGATCTCATCTGTTCCAACGGGCACAAATTCGAATGCTGGTTCAAGAACAGCGACTCTTTTGAGAAAAAGAGATCTTTTGGCATCATCCACTGCCCTGTTTGTAATGATAACCAAGTTGAAAAGGCCTTCTCCACCTTTGCCATAAAGAAATATAGTGATAAAAAGGAGGAGAAAAAAGAAGAAAAAATTGATCCCCACCAGGCTTACCGAGCCCTTCAGGTTATTACGGAATATGTCAATAAGAATTTTGAGGATGTAGGGTTAAATTTTGCCAAGGAGGCCCTGAAAATCCACTTTGGAGAGGCCGAAAAGAGAAATATCAAGGGGGTAGCCCTCCCCGATGAGGAGAAGATTCTGCAAGAAGAAGGAGTTCCGTTCTTCAAGGTTCCAGTTCTGAAAAGCCTGGACAACTAACGACCATCCATTCAGCTTTCCATCCCTGGATAAATTTTCTTCCTTGGCATCCGCATCCCCAACATGAGACCCGAAGATTTCCAGATCAAATGTATTCAATCGTAGCAGGGGGTTTGGGCGTAAGGTCATAGAGGCACCGGTTTACCCCATCGATGGATGTAATGCGCTCACAGATCCGGTGCAGCTTCTCCCAGGAGAGCTCGACGGCCGTGGCTGTTCTGGCATCGACACTGTTAATGCATCGAACGACGATAATTTGTCCAAACTCTCGCCTGCCTTTAAGGATTCCGGTGGCCCTGTCATTCAAAAGGATGGCCATATACTGAAACGCCCCACTGGTGCCTAACTCCTCTTCGACGATCGCGGTAGCGGCACGAACGACGGCGAGCCGCTCTTCCGTAACCTCTCCCACAATTCTTGTCGCCAGAGCAGGACCGGGAAAGGGAATTCTTGCGGTGACTTCGGCCGGAAGTCTTAATACTTTGGCGACTTCTCTAACCCCATCTTTGCGCAGCGTCTTAAGTGGTTCCAAAACTTTGTATCCGTATTCTTTCTCCGGGTCAATGCCGAGCTGCACCAGGATGTTATGTTGGCGCTTAATGCCGGCCACAGTTTCTTCGATGTCGGTAAGGATTGTACCGTGCAGCAGGGTTTTGGCACCGGTCTCACGGACAAGTTTTCCAAAGACCGTCGCATAAAAGGTTTTGGTGACGGCATTGCGCTTCTCCTCAGGATCAGTCAATCCCTTAAGCGCATTCAAAAACTCGGCGCGGGCGTCTATGATTTGAACGGCGATTCCCATTTCGGCAAAGGTCTTGACGACTCGTTCCGGCTCTCCCTGGCGCATGAGGGCGCTGTCGATAAATACCGTTTTGAGCCTGTTACCGATGGCGCGGTGACCCAGCACCGTAACCACTGAGCTATCAACACCGCCGCTGAGGGCGTTGATGGCCAGGTTATTCCCCACCATCTCCCTGATGTAAGCAACCTGGTCCTCCACAAATTTCTGATAATCCATCCCTTCTCTCCTTCCCCTCATATTCTGATATTACCAGTATCAGCCTTTAACAGAACGTAGAACATTAATATCGCCATCGATTTATATGGAAGGAAAAGTATAATAACAGGGTTGAATTGTCAAGAAGTCAATAAAGAAAGGAATAAGTTCTCCTTGACATGGCCGTTTTCTTCCCTTAACATTTATCTAAAAAAAATTGATTACAGGATTTTTTAAAAACCCGAAAAAGGAGGTAGGGACGGTGAGGAGAGCGATTCGAAAATACGTAACCTGGTATCTCGTAGTAGCCATGCTGGTGATCGGGATTGCTCCCAAGGTTCAGGCGGGATTTTCCCCTTCGGAAGCGATCGGCCTGGCATCGGCCGAACGATCTTCCAACCTGCAAAAGATTCAGAAGTTTCTGGAGGTGAAAATGGTCGGAGAAAGGCTCAAGGTGTACGGTTTTACTCCGGAGGAAATTCAGGCCCGCTTGAATAACCTCAGCGACCAACAAATCCATCAAGTCGCCCTGAAGATTGATGACTGGAAAATAGGGGGAGATTCCGCCCTGGGGATTCTCATTACCGTTCTGTTGATCTTCATCCTGGTGATCCTGATCATCCAGCTTACCGGACATCGCATTGTTGTAAAATGAAGAAAATCTTCATACATCCAATCGATCCATTCTATAAAATCCCTTGGTGAAAAAATTTATCCTTCTTTTTCTGATAATCCCTTTGCTCTTTTCCTGCGCTGGGCCTATCCCCATTAGGGAATCCGGGACCCCCCGCATCATAAAAAATGTACCTTTCTACCCCCAGGAAATATACCAATGCGGCCCTGCTTCCTTGGCGGCAGTGTTAAATTATTGGGGCTTAAAAGTTTCTCCCGCGGATATTGCCGGTGCGATCTACAGCCAGGAGGCCCAGGGCACCCTGGATGTGGATATGGGTTTTTACGCCGAGAAGAAAGGATTGAAGGCCAGACAGTATCGGGGCGGGTGGGAGGATTTAAAAAAAGGGATCGACTCGGGCGTTCCCTTGATTGTCCTGGTCGATTATGGGTTCTGGGTTTACCAGCAAAACCATTTTATGGTGGTGATTGGTTATGACGAAAACGCTGTCATCGCCCATTCCGGGAAAGAACGGAACAAGAGGATCCCTTTGAATCATTTTTTGAGAACATGGGAAAGGACAAAATTCTGGACCCTCCGGGTAACTCCCCCATGATCAGAACCCAGTCCTTAAAAAAGAAAAAGAATTTTTGCCCTCTGTGCTTTGCGCTTTGGGCTCTGCTGCTTTTATCCAGTTGTGCGTTTCCCAGGATTATTATTTTAAAAGACCCCCTTACTCCGGAAGAACATTTAAACCTCGGAGTGGCCTACGAGAAGCAGGGTGAACTCGACGCCGCCATGAAAGAGTATAAACTGGCGGCCAAAAAACTCCCCGGGGCCTATCTTTATATCGGCAATGTCCATTTTCAGAAAAAAGAGTGGGACGAAGCCGAAAGAAATTACCAGAAAGTCATCAGCCAAGAACCCCAAAATGCCGATGCCGCGAACAACTTGGCCTGGCTGTATTACACCAAAAAGGAAAACCTCGACCAGGCGGAAACCCTTGCCCGCAAAGCCATCGAACTGAATCCGGTGAAAGAAAAGATTTACAGGGATACGCTGGAAAAGATTTTGCAAGAAAAGAAAGCGGGGAAGCTATAGATGCGGAGGGCGTAACCCCGATGGCGAATTTCAAACAACTATTACCCATTTACCTGGGGGCTGTAATCGGCCCCATGGGGGGGATAGGGGTGATCACCCTTCTGCCGGTATTGGCCCGGGAATGGAATGTCAGCATTCAGTGGGTCTCCTTAACGGTTACGCTTTACATGGTCCCTTATGTCGTCTTCCAATTGTTCTCCGGATCCATTGCCCATGTCTTCAACACCCGCCGGACGCTCCTTTTTGGGTTTGGGGTATACAGCCTGGGAGGGCTCCTCTCCGGATTCTCTCCCAGCTTGGAGGCTCTGGTAGGTGCCCGGTTCGTCCAGGGGCTTGGGGCGGCCTTCATCGCCCCGATCGTTATGGCTCTCGTGGGGGAAATGGTCAACCCGGAACGCCTGGGCAAAGCCATCGGATTGTTGGGGGTCATGTACACGATCGGCGTTACTATGGGGCCTTTGATATCCGGGTTCCTGGAGGTCCATTTGGGCTGGTCCTGGTTTTTTTTCTTTCTCATGTCATTTGCCTTGGCCATTGGGGTCCTCTATTGGGTAACAGGGACCCCAGGGGAACAGCCGGCTATGAAATCCGGCAGGCTTGGGGAAGCCCTTGCCTTGGTGAAGCGGTCATACTCCTATTCCGCTATCAGATTATTGAGTATGGCGGCTTTTTTCTTATTTATGGGGTACATTGGCTTGATGACTTTCGTCGCGGATTATTTAAAAACTTCCTTCTCCCTTCCCTCCGACAAGATCGGACTCGTTCTTTCCATGACCGGATTTTTG
This genomic stretch from Deltaproteobacteria bacterium harbors:
- a CDS encoding pyridoxal phosphate-dependent aminotransferase, with product MPTVATSAQKVPQSRIRELAEAAMKMEGVLKLYFGESNVPTPDYIKRAAMKALEEGYTFYTENAGLPGLRQDLADYYRRLQGIDLDPRSEIVITASGVQALNVAIRCVLNPGDEALVLTPAWPNASAITQMVNAVPVEVPHPLRDGRYTIDFDALQTAVTPRTRLLVYTSPSNPLGWVATEEEQKQLLEFARRHDLWVLADEVYDRLYYRTPELGVPAPSILRQATRDDAVMVAQSFSKTYCMTGWRVGWLVARSDVGQKATQFNEFIISHAPSFTQRAVQTALNHGEEELRQMLYRLKENRDFCLSALRQMPGVTVPSPDGAFYLFPKIDGLQDSFAFCRKLLEETKVGIAPGVAFGAGGEGSVRICYAAEREILEPAMERLACFLSERNYEK
- a CDS encoding YggT family protein; protein product: MNLEGYVRFRLLFAIATILDIALTLYMWLIIARAIISWVIPFSRSPLGHTIAHGLARLTDPVLWRIQRFLPLRGMGIDLSPLIAIFIIMFLKYFLVATLFDLARRL
- a CDS encoding DUF1178 family protein, with product MIVFDLICSNGHKFECWFKNSDSFEKKRSFGIIHCPVCNDNQVEKAFSTFAIKKYSDKKEEKKEEKIDPHQAYRALQVITEYVNKNFEDVGLNFAKEALKIHFGEAEKRNIKGVALPDEEKILQEEGVPFFKVPVLKSLDN
- a CDS encoding ExsB family transcriptional regulator; this encodes MDYQKFVEDQVAYIREMVGNNLAINALSGGVDSSVVTVLGHRAIGNRLKTVFIDSALMRQGEPERVVKTFAEMGIAVQIIDARAEFLNALKGLTDPEEKRNAVTKTFYATVFGKLVRETGAKTLLHGTILTDIEETVAGIKRQHNILVQLGIDPEKEYGYKVLEPLKTLRKDGVREVAKVLRLPAEVTARIPFPGPALATRIVGEVTEERLAVVRAATAIVEEELGTSGAFQYMAILLNDRATGILKGRREFGQIIVVRCINSVDARTATAVELSWEKLHRICERITSIDGVNRCLYDLTPKPPATIEYI
- a CDS encoding PA2779 family protein yields the protein MRRAIRKYVTWYLVVAMLVIGIAPKVQAGFSPSEAIGLASAERSSNLQKIQKFLEVKMVGERLKVYGFTPEEIQARLNNLSDQQIHQVALKIDDWKIGGDSALGILITVLLIFILVILIIQLTGHRIVVK
- a CDS encoding C39 family peptidase; translation: MKKFILLFLIIPLLFSCAGPIPIRESGTPRIIKNVPFYPQEIYQCGPASLAAVLNYWGLKVSPADIAGAIYSQEAQGTLDVDMGFYAEKKGLKARQYRGGWEDLKKGIDSGVPLIVLVDYGFWVYQQNHFMVVIGYDENAVIAHSGKERNKRIPLNHFLRTWERTKFWTLRVTPP
- a CDS encoding tetratricopeptide repeat protein, with translation MIRTQSLKKKKNFCPLCFALWALLLLSSCAFPRIIILKDPLTPEEHLNLGVAYEKQGELDAAMKEYKLAAKKLPGAYLYIGNVHFQKKEWDEAERNYQKVISQEPQNADAANNLAWLYYTKKENLDQAETLARKAIELNPVKEKIYRDTLEKILQEKKAGKL
- a CDS encoding MFS transporter; translated protein: MANFKQLLPIYLGAVIGPMGGIGVITLLPVLAREWNVSIQWVSLTVTLYMVPYVVFQLFSGSIAHVFNTRRTLLFGFGVYSLGGLLSGFSPSLEALVGARFVQGLGAAFIAPIVMALVGEMVNPERLGKAIGLLGVMYTIGVTMGPLISGFLEVHLGWSWFFFFLMSFALAIGVLYWVTGTPGEQPAMKSGRLGEALALVKRSYSYSAIRLLSMAAFFLFMGYIGLMTFVADYLKTSFSLPSDKIGLVLSMTGFLGVMISPIAGILGDRCGRIIVAHTGQAIMVGAILGLELVVYTYGKYILLFALFGAGAATAWTSLNTLAVQIVPDLRKPVASLYSCVKFSGYALAPLVLSLIYVPFSISGVRLACIACILISLFLTSRIRSSLL